From a region of the Paenibacillus segetis genome:
- the accC gene encoding acetyl-CoA carboxylase biotin carboxylase subunit, whose protein sequence is MKFHKILIANRGEIAVRIIRACRELGISTVAVYSEADRDSLHVRLADEAYCIGPTLSKDSYLNISNLISVATLTECDAIHPGYGFLAENADFAEICSSCNITFIGPSAEAITKMGDKAVAKQTMRDAKVPVIPGSVGLVEDLEEAILIARDIGYPVIIKATAGGGGKGIRLAEDESSLVQQITTAQQEAQKAFGNAGVYLEKFLTGMKHVEIQIIADKHGSAVYLGERDCSVQRRRQKLVEEAPCSMLSPEKRKEMGEAAVRAAQAVDYSGAGTLEFLLSPDGQFYFMEMNTRIQVEHPVTEMVTGIDLIREMISVAEGNPLSFTQEEVQLNGVSIECRINAEDPSRNFMPSPGKIGFYLAPGGPGVRVDSAAYPGYTISPYYDSMIAKLIVWGATREDAIAKMKRALAEFAIEGIHTTIPFHQKLLEHPTFIRGDFDIKFLEENEI, encoded by the coding sequence GTGAAATTTCATAAAATATTGATTGCGAATCGTGGAGAAATTGCGGTTCGAATTATACGTGCTTGTCGCGAACTTGGTATTTCTACCGTGGCTGTATACTCGGAAGCGGACAGAGATTCGCTGCATGTGCGGCTTGCGGATGAGGCCTATTGTATTGGGCCAACCTTGTCCAAAGACAGTTATCTAAACATTTCTAACCTGATTAGTGTAGCGACTCTAACGGAGTGCGACGCTATTCACCCAGGTTACGGTTTTCTTGCAGAGAATGCAGACTTCGCTGAGATTTGCAGTTCGTGCAACATTACGTTTATTGGTCCTTCCGCGGAAGCCATTACCAAAATGGGTGATAAGGCTGTAGCAAAGCAAACGATGCGAGATGCAAAAGTTCCTGTTATACCAGGATCAGTTGGTCTGGTTGAAGATCTCGAAGAAGCGATCTTAATTGCTAGGGATATTGGTTATCCAGTTATTATTAAGGCAACGGCTGGCGGCGGCGGTAAAGGCATACGTCTTGCTGAGGATGAGTCTTCACTTGTTCAGCAGATAACAACGGCACAACAGGAAGCTCAAAAAGCGTTCGGTAATGCAGGTGTATATCTTGAGAAGTTCTTAACCGGCATGAAGCATGTTGAAATTCAAATCATTGCTGACAAGCATGGGTCTGCTGTATATCTTGGTGAACGCGACTGTTCGGTTCAACGTAGACGGCAGAAGCTGGTAGAGGAAGCACCTTGTTCAATGCTCTCCCCAGAGAAGCGTAAAGAAATGGGCGAGGCTGCGGTTAGAGCTGCACAAGCTGTGGATTATTCCGGTGCAGGGACACTTGAATTTCTGTTAAGTCCGGATGGACAATTTTATTTCATGGAGATGAACACTCGAATTCAAGTAGAGCATCCTGTAACAGAAATGGTAACGGGAATCGATCTTATTCGGGAAATGATCTCGGTTGCTGAAGGCAACCCACTCTCCTTCACTCAAGAAGAAGTCCAATTAAATGGAGTGTCGATTGAATGCCGGATTAATGCAGAGGATCCTTCTCGGAACTTCATGCCTTCCCCTGGTAAAATCGGCTTCTATTTAGCGCCAGGTGGTCCTGGTGTACGTGTGGATAGCGCAGCTTATCCTGGGTATACCATTTCTCCTTATTACGATTCTATGATCGCTAAATTGATTGTGTGGGGAGCTACTCGTGAGGATGCGATTGCCAAGATGAAACGTGCGTTGGCAGAGTTCGCGATTGAAGGGATTCATACTACGATCCCATTTCATCAAAAATTGTTGGAGCACCCCACTTTTATTCGGGGAGACTTTGATATTAAATTTTTGGAAGAAAATGAGATTTAG
- the accB gene encoding acetyl-CoA carboxylase biotin carboxyl carrier protein, whose amino-acid sequence MFKLDEIKELIELMDKTTLHELEIENEGSRLCIRRSKNDGVFVQPPVIAGVPQIGVPTYVPTEPTNQGQSVESTVPSPREQEANLHTIVSPMVGTFYRSSSPDANPYVNIGDKVGVKTTVCIIEAMKLMNELEAEVKGEIIDVLVENGQLVEYGQPLFLVKPE is encoded by the coding sequence ATGTTTAAATTGGATGAAATTAAAGAATTGATTGAACTGATGGATAAAACGACTCTTCACGAACTTGAAATTGAAAATGAAGGCTCACGTTTGTGTATTCGTAGATCTAAGAATGATGGGGTATTTGTTCAACCACCGGTTATTGCAGGGGTACCACAAATAGGTGTTCCAACTTATGTCCCTACTGAACCGACTAACCAAGGTCAAAGTGTTGAATCGACTGTACCAAGTCCACGTGAGCAGGAAGCAAACTTACATACGATTGTTTCGCCAATGGTCGGTACGTTCTATCGCTCTTCATCTCCAGATGCAAACCCTTACGTGAATATAGGGGATAAAGTTGGTGTTAAGACTACGGTCTGCATCATCGAAGCTATGAAGCTTATGAATGAGCTAGAAGCTGAGGTTAAGGGTGAAATTATTGATGTTCTAGTGGAGAATGGTCAACTAGTGGAATACGGACAGCCTCTTTTTCTGGTGAAGCCGGAGTGA
- a CDS encoding SpoIIIAH-like family protein: protein MRSKRQTVWLVSMLSLMVILSAYYLFTEDSGSAKKPVADGAQVTTMDTRSTAGDDVVLNEVSKDEQTNDVVMDSSNGVITDDAITPDANTPDGTIADTKSPDNAKGVTVTTDKNQTDTGKNDEDVLKQLEAGGVSAADTLTAYQRERSENNIKKQDELTQAISDESKTLEEATMAQQQLGALEEKEAKITDIEERLQQQYANAVVTEDNDQYKVVVISDKLDAKAAVGIMDMVIKELGVSQDKVKVQYVSQ from the coding sequence ATGAGATCGAAAAGACAGACAGTATGGCTCGTATCAATGCTTAGCTTGATGGTAATTTTATCCGCTTATTATTTGTTTACTGAGGATTCAGGTAGTGCTAAAAAGCCTGTTGCTGATGGGGCCCAAGTAACGACAATGGACACAAGATCAACTGCTGGAGATGATGTGGTTCTTAATGAAGTTTCAAAGGATGAACAGACCAATGATGTAGTCATGGATAGTAGTAATGGAGTAATAACAGATGATGCTATTACACCTGATGCTAACACACCTGATGGGACAATTGCAGACACCAAATCTCCTGATAACGCTAAGGGTGTTACTGTAACTACCGATAAGAATCAGACGGATACGGGTAAAAATGATGAAGATGTTCTGAAGCAGCTGGAGGCTGGTGGGGTATCTGCTGCTGATACACTAACGGCTTACCAACGTGAACGTAGTGAGAACAATATCAAGAAACAAGATGAACTAACTCAAGCGATAAGTGATGAATCGAAAACACTGGAAGAAGCGACTATGGCTCAGCAACAATTAGGCGCTCTTGAGGAGAAGGAAGCAAAGATCACGGATATTGAAGAACGCCTTCAACAGCAATATGCTAATGCAGTCGTGACCGAGGATAATGATCAATACAAAGTGGTTGTGATCAGCGATAAGTTGGACGCAAAAGCTGCTGTTGGAATTATGGACATGGTCATTAAAGAACTAGGTGTTTCGCAAGACAAAGTAAAGGTGCAATATGTAAGTCAATAA
- the spoIIIAG gene encoding stage III sporulation protein AG, with translation MPNWLKKLEQFLGKGTEGKKSVHTFRLLLILGLIGVAIMLFNSFVHVKQIDSDGVGREPPVVQNMPTSTLSSEGAGDNSFDGIEQTLENKTKEILEKIVGVGAVDVLVTIDSTEEIVVQRNVKDTQELTEETDAGGGKRHVTQYTRDGQIVTYSVSGDEQPIITKKIKPKVRGVLVVARGAENKTVKGLIIDAIEKGLNVPSYQISVVPRKQAQ, from the coding sequence GTGCCGAATTGGTTGAAGAAGCTTGAACAGTTTCTGGGCAAAGGAACGGAGGGGAAGAAAAGTGTACACACCTTTCGGTTGCTATTAATTTTAGGTCTGATTGGGGTAGCGATCATGTTATTTAACTCCTTTGTACATGTCAAACAGATTGACTCGGATGGAGTAGGCAGAGAACCTCCGGTTGTACAAAATATGCCAACATCGACCCTATCCAGTGAAGGGGCGGGAGATAATTCGTTTGATGGAATTGAACAGACACTGGAGAATAAAACCAAAGAAATTTTGGAGAAGATTGTTGGGGTCGGTGCGGTTGATGTGTTAGTCACCATTGATTCTACTGAAGAAATCGTTGTCCAACGCAATGTAAAGGACACCCAAGAATTGACGGAAGAGACGGATGCTGGCGGCGGGAAACGACATGTTACGCAGTATACCCGAGATGGGCAGATCGTTACTTATTCAGTATCTGGTGATGAACAGCCCATCATTACGAAGAAAATAAAACCGAAGGTTCGAGGCGTACTTGTTGTAGCACGAGGTGCTGAGAATAAAACAGTCAAAGGTCTAATCATTGATGCCATTGAGAAGGGATTAAATGTTCCTTCCTATCAAATTTCCGTCGTTCCAAGAAAACAAGCTCAATGA
- the spoIIIAF gene encoding stage III sporulation protein AF, which translates to MTWISEWLKEIIFVVLIAVFIELLLPNKSMERYVKFVVSLLILLTILSPIIRLFSSGTEQTITAALSDNMNGLDGYSDKASTALILKQGEEIKKKRESESLQWAGEEAARQMKEQIERVIGQPVERVTVKLTTKPTDETAKKASFGSGQSELLISAVEVYMGQAMKEELTQSGANTVKDSEIDAIPSVEKVTINVQLPQDSTSHNEEGIMEDKTVMADTDKDSIEDNGSNSRSQNKAQDVELTVKVKELLYKQWGVSKDTVAVIRRDQEEH; encoded by the coding sequence GTGACATGGATTAGTGAATGGCTAAAAGAAATTATTTTTGTCGTATTGATCGCAGTGTTCATTGAACTACTTCTACCTAATAAGTCCATGGAGCGGTATGTAAAATTCGTTGTCAGTTTACTGATACTCCTAACTATTCTATCACCCATTATCCGGTTATTTTCGAGTGGTACGGAGCAGACGATTACTGCAGCTCTATCGGACAATATGAATGGTTTGGATGGTTATTCTGACAAGGCTAGCACGGCGCTCATTTTAAAACAAGGGGAAGAAATCAAGAAAAAGAGAGAATCTGAGTCGCTCCAATGGGCGGGTGAAGAAGCAGCAAGGCAAATGAAAGAACAGATTGAACGAGTGATTGGACAGCCGGTAGAGCGTGTTACTGTGAAGTTGACTACTAAACCAACGGATGAAACTGCAAAGAAGGCTAGCTTTGGTTCAGGGCAATCGGAGCTTTTGATCTCAGCAGTTGAGGTGTACATGGGTCAAGCGATGAAGGAAGAGCTCACTCAGAGCGGAGCTAACACCGTGAAAGATTCAGAAATTGATGCAATTCCATCCGTCGAAAAAGTGACAATTAACGTTCAATTGCCACAAGATTCAACATCGCATAATGAGGAAGGGATTATGGAGGATAAGACGGTAATGGCTGATACAGACAAGGACTCCATAGAAGACAATGGCTCAAATAGCCGAAGCCAAAATAAGGCTCAAGATGTTGAACTAACAGTGAAAGTTAAGGAATTGTTATACAAACAATGGGGCGTTTCCAAAGATACGGTTGCCGTTATAAGGCGGGATCAAGAAGAACATTAA
- the spoIIIAE gene encoding stage III sporulation protein AE → MKQFDLTWRQKTVFIIVLGLLLFNPIQLFAEGTDDGWVQRQAEELPTDQVESYWQQLMKNYGGFFPDQNMPSFMDMLIQKDSGFNLKSALSGLMRYMWHEVLYNGHILVTIVLLSVFSMILETLQTAFERRQVSKVAYSICYMVILVLAINSFHVAITYATEAITGMIDFMMAMVPLLFMLLASMGNAVTVTVTHPLVVFMVHTVGTVVHTVVFPLLFFSAVLHIVSSLSDKYKLTQLANLLRTVSMALLGLLLTVFLGVISVKGITGSVADGVTLRAAKYLTGNFVPVVGKLFSDATDTVISASLLVKNSIGLVGVIILLFLCAFPAIKILTLALIFNLSAAVMQPLGDTPIVSCLETIGKSMLYVFAALAAVGLMFFLAITIMLTAGNITVMMR, encoded by the coding sequence ATGAAACAATTTGACCTGACATGGCGACAAAAAACAGTATTCATCATTGTCCTTGGGTTACTGCTATTCAATCCCATCCAGTTGTTTGCCGAAGGCACAGATGATGGGTGGGTACAGCGTCAGGCAGAGGAACTTCCAACGGACCAAGTGGAATCCTACTGGCAGCAGTTGATGAAGAATTATGGAGGTTTTTTTCCAGATCAGAATATGCCTTCTTTCATGGATATGCTTATTCAGAAAGATAGCGGCTTCAATCTGAAGTCGGCGTTATCAGGTCTGATGCGATATATGTGGCATGAAGTTCTGTATAACGGTCACATCTTGGTGACCATCGTACTTCTATCGGTATTTAGCATGATTCTGGAGACGCTTCAAACCGCATTCGAACGAAGGCAAGTGAGCAAAGTAGCCTATTCCATTTGTTACATGGTCATTCTTGTTCTTGCGATTAACAGCTTTCATGTCGCCATCACCTACGCAACAGAAGCTATCACTGGAATGATTGATTTTATGATGGCCATGGTTCCTCTACTTTTTATGCTACTAGCTTCGATGGGCAATGCGGTTACGGTTACGGTCACTCATCCGCTCGTTGTCTTCATGGTTCATACGGTTGGAACGGTGGTTCATACGGTGGTATTTCCCTTGTTATTCTTCTCCGCCGTACTTCATATCGTTAGCTCGCTATCTGATAAATATAAATTGACGCAATTAGCTAATTTGCTTCGAACGGTCAGCATGGCCTTACTTGGATTGTTGCTGACAGTTTTCTTAGGTGTCATCTCCGTCAAGGGGATCACGGGTTCAGTGGCAGATGGGGTTACCCTCCGGGCGGCCAAATATTTGACCGGAAATTTCGTGCCTGTTGTTGGTAAATTGTTCTCCGATGCTACGGATACGGTGATCTCAGCCTCCTTGCTTGTGAAAAATTCGATTGGTCTTGTCGGAGTCATCATACTGTTATTCCTTTGTGCATTTCCAGCCATAAAGATACTTACGCTAGCGCTGATATTTAATTTATCCGCAGCTGTCATGCAGCCACTTGGAGATACACCGATCGTTAGCTGCCTTGAGACCATCGGCAAGAGCATGTTGTACGTATTTGCAGCGCTGGCTGCGGTCGGGCTGATGTTCTTCCTAGCCATCACGATTATGCTAACGGCTGGTAATATCACAGTGATGATGAGGTGA
- the spoIIIAD gene encoding stage III sporulation protein AD: MEMIQIVGLGLLATVLILVIKEQKPIFAFLIAASTGILIFMYLIGKIGGIIEVLEQLAESSGVQMIYLKTILKIIGIAYIAEFGAQIVRDAGQESIASKIELAGKVLIMVLAIPIISIIIETVMKLLPA, from the coding sequence GTGGAAATGATTCAGATTGTAGGATTAGGTCTTTTGGCAACAGTGCTGATTTTAGTTATTAAAGAGCAAAAGCCGATTTTCGCCTTTCTGATTGCAGCAAGCACAGGGATACTAATCTTTATGTATCTCATAGGAAAAATCGGAGGAATCATTGAGGTACTAGAACAGTTAGCAGAGTCTTCCGGTGTGCAGATGATATATCTTAAGACGATTCTCAAAATCATCGGGATCGCCTACATTGCTGAATTTGGGGCACAAATCGTCCGGGATGCTGGACAAGAGAGCATAGCTTCCAAAATAGAACTGGCGGGAAAAGTGTTAATTATGGTACTCGCCATCCCAATTATCAGCATCATTATCGAGACGGTAATGAAATTGCTGCCAGCTTAG
- the spoIIIAC gene encoding stage III sporulation protein AC — MNIEVNAIFQIAGIGIIIAMIHTVLKQMGKEDMAHWVTLIGFVVVLFMVIRLLDSLFQEIKSIFLFQ; from the coding sequence ATGAACATAGAAGTGAACGCCATTTTTCAAATTGCAGGCATCGGAATAATTATCGCCATGATTCATACGGTGTTGAAGCAAATGGGCAAAGAAGATATGGCACATTGGGTGACGTTGATCGGGTTCGTCGTTGTGCTGTTTATGGTGATTCGACTGCTTGACAGTCTGTTTCAAGAAATCAAATCGATCTTCTTATTCCAGTAG
- the spoIIIAB gene encoding stage III sporulation protein SpoIIIAB — protein sequence MLKMLGAALVILAATLVGWLKARQFASRPNQIRGLILALKRLETEIMYGFTPLPDALQRIANQNKEPIRSLFTVAAGHMNPPNNWTAQDSLQHAVESQWGFTSMKKPEKDIMNQLSYTLGTSDRQDQIGHIVTAIRQLESEEVAARDEQSRYEKMCKSLGLLSGAFVVILFY from the coding sequence ATGCTTAAGATGCTAGGAGCCGCATTAGTCATCCTGGCAGCAACGCTTGTTGGATGGCTTAAGGCAAGACAATTTGCAAGCCGCCCAAATCAAATCAGAGGATTGATCTTAGCATTGAAACGACTAGAAACGGAAATTATGTATGGCTTCACCCCTTTACCGGATGCCCTGCAGCGGATTGCTAATCAGAATAAGGAACCGATTAGATCCTTGTTCACAGTGGCTGCCGGTCATATGAATCCGCCAAACAACTGGACCGCGCAGGACAGTCTACAACATGCTGTTGAGAGTCAATGGGGCTTCACTTCAATGAAGAAGCCGGAGAAAGACATTATGAACCAGCTTAGTTACACACTCGGGACAAGCGATCGGCAAGATCAAATTGGACACATCGTTACAGCGATCCGCCAATTAGAAAGTGAAGAGGTCGCAGCTAGAGATGAACAATCTCGTTACGAGAAAATGTGTAAAAGCTTGGGACTGCTTAGCGGAGCGTTCGTCGTTATTTTATTCTACTGA
- the spoIIIAA gene encoding stage III sporulation protein AA yields the protein MNPSWLSVFPDNIRGLLLKMPTSLFNELEEIRIREGRPLEVNAAGRHYFLTSSGEITRNPILAFKPGKQDGNTLLDLITNHSLYTMEEELRRGFITIAGGHRIGLAGRTVLSSGRVEHLRDISGFNVRIAREVQGIADQVLPQLLDFKQQSVHHTLILSPPQQGKTTLIRDLARQISNGTWGHPEAKWSGLKVAVIDERSEIAGSKRGVPSFDVGARTDVMDGCPKAEGIMMMIRSMSPDVIIVDEIGRSEDAEALAEALHAGVRVIATAHGSNVAEMASRPALAQLFNPPFFQIYTVLNRTEKGLAFRLWDGKGRVIQTHEPGWKGGKEHA from the coding sequence ATGAACCCAAGTTGGTTATCCGTATTTCCTGATAACATCCGGGGATTATTGCTTAAGATGCCTACTTCTCTCTTTAACGAGTTGGAAGAAATACGCATCCGTGAAGGTCGTCCGCTCGAAGTCAATGCGGCGGGTCGTCACTATTTTCTAACTTCTAGTGGAGAGATCACCCGCAATCCTATTCTCGCTTTTAAGCCGGGAAAACAAGATGGTAACACGCTGCTAGATCTAATTACGAATCACTCCCTATATACGATGGAGGAGGAGTTGCGTAGAGGATTTATTACCATTGCAGGTGGGCATAGGATAGGACTTGCTGGAAGGACGGTACTCAGCTCGGGGCGGGTCGAACATCTTCGCGATATTAGTGGATTTAATGTTCGTATCGCTCGGGAAGTACAGGGAATCGCTGATCAAGTGTTACCGCAGCTACTCGATTTCAAACAACAGAGTGTGCATCATACCTTGATTCTATCTCCACCACAACAGGGAAAAACAACACTGATCCGCGATTTGGCTCGCCAGATCAGTAATGGAACGTGGGGACATCCAGAAGCGAAGTGGTCCGGTCTCAAGGTGGCTGTAATTGATGAACGTTCTGAAATCGCTGGAAGCAAGCGAGGGGTACCAAGTTTTGATGTTGGGGCTCGGACCGATGTAATGGACGGTTGCCCCAAAGCGGAAGGCATTATGATGATGATTCGCTCGATGTCCCCTGATGTTATTATCGTCGATGAAATTGGACGTTCTGAGGATGCAGAGGCATTAGCCGAAGCACTGCATGCAGGTGTACGAGTTATTGCCACAGCGCATGGTTCAAATGTAGCTGAAATGGCCTCCAGACCGGCGTTAGCGCAATTGTTCAACCCTCCCTTCTTTCAAATTTACACGGTGCTCAATCGCACGGAAAAGGGACTTGCTTTCCGACTATGGGATGGAAAAGGTAGAGTAATCCAGACTCATGAGCCAGGTTGGAAAGGTGGGAAAGAACATGCTTAA
- a CDS encoding YqhV family protein, which produces MLDKFVTSMATLRIISGTIEITAALLMLKLGRVDRALVVNSTLAFVGPTVLIITTAIGLAGMSDKLSWGKMMWIGGGITCLLIGILKK; this is translated from the coding sequence ATGCTTGATAAATTTGTGACAAGTATGGCAACACTACGAATTATTTCAGGAACGATTGAGATCACAGCTGCGCTTCTTATGCTTAAGCTAGGAAGGGTAGATAGAGCATTGGTTGTTAATTCTACTCTTGCTTTCGTAGGACCCACGGTATTGATCATAACAACGGCTATTGGACTTGCAGGTATGTCTGACAAACTGTCGTGGGGCAAAATGATGTGGATCGGTGGCGGTATCACCTGTCTCTTAATTGGTATTTTGAAGAAATGA
- the glgD gene encoding glucose-1-phosphate adenylyltransferase subunit GlgD — protein sequence MKPLLGVISLDHELDQLNELTYFRCGASVPFAGRYRLIDFILSNMMYAEIVSVGLFIRRKYRSLLDHLGDGKPWDLDRKRGGLFILPPDWNDPTDTSRGELQHFHNNLHFFRRSPGKYIVYSGSRHINMVDIKEVYSQHCDSGADVTLVYKQIEQLEPEHESCTRLDVESSGEVSGIHQEKDNHNIYMEMFIIEKELFLEMVDLCIAHGGSHFFRDVIQKGRGGLKVSAYKYTGYHAVINSVQSYYKNSMDLLKREHYLRLFGKQAVQTKIKYEAPSKYLTEANVSNSLVANGCVIDGVVENSIIFRGVRIEKGARVINSIVMQKSIIEAGTTIENVILDKDVLVSANRNLMGAPQQPFVIAKSSII from the coding sequence ATGAAGCCATTGCTTGGAGTCATTAGTCTAGATCATGAGCTGGACCAGTTAAATGAATTAACATATTTCCGCTGCGGTGCGTCGGTGCCATTTGCTGGACGATATCGCTTGATCGATTTTATATTGTCGAATATGATGTATGCTGAGATTGTCAGCGTGGGGCTCTTTATTCGTCGAAAATATCGTTCCCTTCTAGATCATTTAGGGGACGGTAAACCTTGGGATTTGGATCGGAAACGTGGGGGATTGTTTATTCTTCCTCCTGATTGGAATGATCCTACAGACACTTCACGCGGGGAATTACAGCATTTTCATAATAACCTTCATTTCTTTCGACGTTCCCCTGGGAAGTACATCGTGTACTCTGGCAGTCGTCATATCAACATGGTTGATATTAAAGAGGTTTATAGTCAGCATTGTGATAGTGGGGCCGATGTTACATTAGTCTACAAACAGATCGAGCAACTTGAACCAGAGCATGAATCTTGTACAAGGCTTGATGTTGAATCTTCCGGTGAAGTGAGCGGTATTCATCAAGAAAAAGATAACCACAACATTTACATGGAAATGTTTATCATAGAGAAGGAACTTTTTCTGGAAATGGTGGATCTGTGCATCGCACATGGTGGCAGCCATTTTTTCCGGGATGTGATTCAGAAAGGGCGCGGAGGCTTAAAAGTATCCGCATATAAATATACAGGTTATCACGCCGTAATCAATTCGGTGCAAAGCTATTACAAGAACAGTATGGATCTCTTGAAAAGGGAGCACTACTTGCGACTGTTTGGTAAACAAGCGGTCCAGACCAAGATCAAATATGAGGCGCCATCCAAGTATTTGACGGAGGCTAATGTAAGTAATTCGCTTGTGGCTAATGGCTGCGTGATTGATGGAGTGGTGGAGAATAGTATTATTTTCCGTGGGGTCCGGATCGAAAAGGGAGCAAGGGTGATCAATTCAATTGTGATGCAGAAGTCGATAATTGAGGCTGGGACAACGATTGAAAATGTAATTTTAGATAAAGACGTCTTAGTGTCAGCAAACCGGAATTTAATGGGGGCTCCACAGCAGCCTTTTGTTATCGCAAAGAGTTCTATCATTTAA
- a CDS encoding glucose-1-phosphate adenylyltransferase, translating into MRKKEIVAMLLAGGQGKRLKGLTRTLAKPAVYFGGTYRIIDFPLSNCSNSGIDTVGVLTQYEPLVLHSYIGVGTDWDMDRKYGGVYVLPPHEREDGSNWYRGTADAIYRNVKFIEQFNPEHVLILSGDHIYKMDYKALLEYHKERDSDCTISVIDVPLEEASRFGILNTNEDLQIYEFEEKPAHPKSTLASMGVYIFKWDVLRAHLLEDAEKPFSSYDFGKDIIPLMLHNDKKLFAYPFEGYWRDVGTVRSLWEANMDLLSDAPPLDLNDSSWRIYTRNPNQPAQYIAPQASLKNCIINEGCIIHGKVEHSVLFYGVEVGKDSEITDSVIMPKVKIGKNVRIHGAIINEDIVIEDNAVIGSTQDEDILLIDSEEDVWSYLSRNPQS; encoded by the coding sequence ATGAGGAAAAAAGAGATCGTAGCTATGCTGCTGGCCGGAGGACAAGGTAAGCGGCTCAAGGGACTTACTAGGACTCTTGCTAAACCTGCGGTTTATTTTGGGGGTACGTACAGGATTATTGATTTTCCACTGAGCAATTGTTCTAACTCTGGAATTGATACGGTTGGCGTTCTTACTCAGTACGAGCCTCTTGTGCTTCATTCTTATATTGGTGTAGGTACAGATTGGGATATGGATCGCAAATATGGTGGTGTATATGTTCTACCCCCTCACGAACGGGAAGACGGAAGCAATTGGTACCGAGGTACAGCGGATGCCATCTATCGCAATGTGAAATTTATTGAGCAGTTCAATCCTGAGCACGTACTTATCCTGTCAGGGGATCATATTTACAAGATGGATTATAAAGCCCTATTAGAATATCACAAGGAACGTGATTCCGATTGTACGATTTCAGTCATTGATGTTCCTTTAGAGGAAGCAAGCCGTTTCGGAATATTAAATACGAATGAAGATTTGCAGATTTATGAATTCGAAGAAAAACCAGCGCATCCCAAGAGTACATTAGCATCTATGGGAGTCTATATTTTCAAATGGGACGTATTGCGCGCGCATCTGCTGGAGGACGCTGAGAAGCCCTTCTCCTCCTATGATTTTGGCAAAGATATCATTCCGCTGATGCTCCATAATGACAAGAAATTATTTGCCTATCCTTTTGAAGGATACTGGAGAGATGTAGGTACCGTTCGCAGTCTATGGGAGGCGAACATGGATCTACTATCTGATGCTCCACCCTTGGATCTAAACGACTCTTCCTGGCGAATCTATACTCGAAATCCTAACCAACCGGCACAATATATTGCACCTCAAGCAAGCCTTAAAAATTGCATCATTAATGAAGGTTGTATTATTCACGGCAAAGTAGAACATTCAGTACTTTTTTACGGAGTAGAAGTGGGAAAAGACAGCGAAATTACAGACTCGGTTATTATGCCAAAAGTTAAAATCGGAAAGAACGTACGCATTCATGGAGCGATTATCAATGAGGATATCGTTATTGAAGATAATGCTGTTATTGGTTCAACGCAGGATGAGGACATTTTACTCATTGATAGTGAAGAGGATGTCTGGTCATACCTTTCGAGAAACCCACAAAGCTAA